One segment of Enterobacter ludwigii DNA contains the following:
- a CDS encoding DUF3574 domain-containing protein, producing MTIKTGVMAAALLMLAGCSVPSQHAAMETCKADNQMQQTTLYFGLNRPAGAQITTGEWQQFVDQDVTPRFRDGLTVFDARGQWLGNDGKVAREPSKALMLIHGKDAQSEKNIEALRGIYKSRFAQESVMRVDQPVCVQF from the coding sequence ATGACAATCAAAACAGGGGTAATGGCAGCGGCATTATTGATGCTGGCGGGCTGCAGTGTGCCGTCGCAACACGCGGCGATGGAGACCTGCAAAGCGGATAACCAGATGCAGCAAACCACGCTCTATTTCGGGCTAAACCGTCCCGCAGGGGCGCAAATCACCACCGGCGAGTGGCAGCAGTTCGTTGACCAGGACGTGACGCCGCGTTTTCGCGATGGCCTGACGGTCTTTGATGCGCGTGGGCAGTGGCTGGGTAACGACGGGAAAGTGGCGCGTGAACCGAGCAAGGCGCTTATGCTGATCCACGGTAAAGATGCGCAGAGCGAGAAGAATATTGAAGCGTTGCGCGGTATTTATAAATCACGCTTCGCGCAGGAGTCGGTGATGCGAGTCGATCAGCCGGTGTGCGTGCAGTTTTAA